One Rosa chinensis cultivar Old Blush chromosome 3, RchiOBHm-V2, whole genome shotgun sequence DNA window includes the following coding sequences:
- the LOC112192269 gene encoding probable linoleate 9S-lipoxygenase 5, with protein sequence MLHFKCHHTPPLNLIRTKPPPPSPCGAARLSSAVAVNSRPLALLFRSAGSLFMANVRRSRPLTVSAAKSSQSTTTIDPPSDDTKIKGTVVLMKKNLLELNDLTASVTDRVHELFGKSVSLRLISAVNTGPGNGNQGKIGKPAYLENWITKFTPLTAEECAFEVNFDWDEKIGVPGAFIIRNEHGSEFYLKSLTLGNVPGEGKVHFDCNSWVYPAHKYKKDRVFFTNKTYLSSETPVGLKKFREEELVTLRGDGVEKGKLQTWDRVYDYATYNDLGSPDKGEKYARPILGGSTKFPYPRRGRTGRPATKKDPNSESPLPLIESLFIYVPRDERFGHLKMSDLIAYALKSISQILKPDELATLLGHQKEFNSLEDVLKLYEGGLELPNGLLKFVRSTTPAETVKELFRTDGEGLLKFPVPQVIKEDKSAWRTDEEFAREMLAGLNPVSIRRLQEFPPASKLDQSVYGDQTSKITKEHIADKLDGLSIDEAINKNKLFILDHHDSLMPYLERINLTDLVKGYASRTLLFLTNDGTLKPIAIELSLPHPGGVGCTSEVYTPSSQGVESHIWQLAKAYVAINDSGYHQLVSHWLRTHAVIEPVIIATNRQLSVLHPIHKLLHPHFRDTMNVNAVARQILINAGGVLENTVFPAKYSMEWSSVMYKDSWVFPEQALPKDLIKRGMAVEDSSASHGVRLLIEDYPYAADGLEIWSAIKTWVEEYCSFYFKTDEMVQKDSELQSWWKELREEGHGDKKDEPWWPKMQTVEELIESCTIIIWTASAYHAAINFGQYPYGGYPANRPSISRRFMPKEGTPEYEQLKNNPEKAFLETVTPQLQTLLGMASIEILSRHSADEIYLGERDSQEWTTDTPVLQAFENFRNKLKAVEERVTKMNKDDKLKNRTGPAKMPYTLLYPTSEPGLTGKGIPNSVSI encoded by the exons ATGCTTCATTTCAAGTGTCATCATACTCCTCCTCTCAACTTGATCAGAACCAAACCTCCTCCTCCATCTCCGTGTGGAGCAGCTCGCCTGAGCTCAGCTGTTGCAGTTAATAGCAGACCACTAGCGCTCTTATTCCGTTCTGCTGGGTCCTTGTTCATGGCCAATGTGAGACGATCTCGGCCGCTGACTGTGTCAGCTGCCAAGTCTTCCCAGAGCACCACCACCATTGATCCTCCAAGTGATGACACCAAGATCAAAGGGACTGTGGTTTTGATGAAGAAGAATCTTCTGGAGCTCAACGACCTCACAGCATCTGTCACCGACCGTGTTCATGAGCTTTTCGGGAAATCTGTTTCTCTCCGGCTCATCAGTGCTGTTAACACCGGCCCTG GAAATGGGAATCAAGGAAAAATTGGGAAGCCCGCTTATTTGGAGAATTGGATCACCAAATTTACTCCCTTGACAGCAGAAGAGTGTGCGTTTGAGGTTAATTTTGATTGGGATGAGAAGATTGGAGTTCCAGGAGCTTTCATCATAAGAAATGAACATGGCAGTGAGTTTTACTTGAAATCCCTCACACTCGGAAACGTTCCCGGAGAAGGAAAAGTCCACTTTGATTGCAACTCATGGGTGTACCCTGCTCACAAGTACAAGAAAGACCGTGTTTTCTTCACTAACAAG ACATATCTTTCGAGTGAGACGCCTGTTGGACTAAAGAAATTTAGAGAAGAAGAGCTAGTGACCTTGAGAGGTGATGGTGTTGAAAAGGGAAAGCTTCAGACATGGGACAGGGTTTATGACTATGCAACCTACAATGATTTGGGGAGTCCAGATAAGGGTGAAAAATATGCTCGCCCAATTCTCGGAGGGTCTACCAAGTTCCCTTATCCTAGAAGAGGAAGAACTGGAAGACCAGCAACCAAGAAAG ATCCCAACAGTGAGAGCCCTCTGCCTCTTATTGAGAGCTTATTTATATATGTTCCAAGAGACGAAAGATTTGGTCACTTAAAGATGTCAGACTTGATTGCATATGCCCTGAAATCCATATCTCAGATACTTAAACCTGATGAGCTAGCTACTCTACTTGGCCATCAAAAAGAGTTTAACAGCTTGGAAGATGTACTTAAACTCTATGAAGGAGGATTAGAGTTGCCAAACGGATTGTTGAAGTTTGTTAGGAGTACCACCCCTGCTGAGACGGTCAAGGAACTTTTCCGAACTGATGGTGAAGGATTACTAAAGTTTCCAGTGCCTCAAGTGATCAAAG AGGATAAGTCGGCATGGAGAACTGATGAGGAGTTTGCAAGAGAAATGTTGGCTGGTCTAAACCCTGTCAGCATACGTCGTCTCCAG GAATTTCCACCAGCTAGCAAGCTAGACCAAAGTGTATATGGAGATCAAACCAGTAAAataaccaaagaacacatagcAGATAAATTAGATGGACTCAGCATAGATGAG GCAATCAACAAGAACAAGCTATTCATACTCGACCACCATGATTCACTGATGCCTTACCTGGAGCGTATAAACTTAACTGATTTGGTAAAAGGTTATGCAAGCAGGACACTCCTTTTCTTAACAAATGATGGGACTTTGAAGCCAATAGCTATTGAACTGAGCTTGCCACATCCTGGTGGAGTCGGTTGCACTAGTGAAGTCTACACTCCGTCTAGCCAAGGCGTTGAGAGTCACATTTGGCAGCTCGCGAAAGCTTATGTAGCTATAAACGACTCAGGCTATCATCAGCTTGTCAGCCACTG GTTGAGAACTCATGCGGTGATTGAGCCAGTTATAATAGCAACAAACAGGCAGTTGAGCGTGCTTCACCCGATTCACAAGCTTCTGCATCCTCACTTTCGTGACACTATGAATGTAAACGCAGTAGCGCGACAGATTCTCATTAATGCTGGTGGAGTGCTAGAGAACACAGTCTTTCCTGCAAAGTATTCCATGGAATGGTCATCTGTTATGTACAAGGACAGCTGGGTTTTTCCTGAACAAGCACTCCCCAAGGATCTGATCAAAAG AGGAATGGCAGTTGAGGATTCAAGTGCCTCACACGGTGTGCGGTTACTAATAGAGGACTATCCATATGCTGCTGATGGGCTTGAAATCTGGTCTGCAATCAAAACATGGGTGGAAGAGTATTGCTCCTTCTACTTCAAAACTGATGAAATGGTTCAAAAGGACTCGGAGCTCCAGTCCTGGTGGAAGGAACTCCGAGAAGAGGGTCATGGCGACAAGAAAGATGAGCCTTGGTGGCCTAAAATGCAGACTGTTGAAGAGCTGATAGAATCATGCACCATCATCATATGGACTGCTTCAGCTTACCATGCTGCAATCAATTTCGGGCAGTACCCTTATGGAGGATACCCTGCAAACCGCCCCAGCATAAGCCGGCGGTTCATGCCTAAGGAAGGCACTCCTGAGTACGAGCAACTCAAGAACAACCCTGAAAAGGCTTTCTTGGAAACAGTTACTCCTCAGCTTCAGACCCTCCTTGGCATGGCCTCCATTGAGATACTGTCAAGGCACTCGGCTGATGAGATTTACTTGGGGGAGAGAGACAGTCAAGAATGGACAACAGACACACCAGTCTTGCAAGCATTTGAGAATTTCAGAAACAAGCTCAAAGCAGTTGAGGAAAGAGTGACAAAGATGAACAAGGATGACAAGTTGAAGAACCGGACCGGACCGGCCAAGATGCCTTACACTCTGCTCTATCCTACCAGCGAACCTGGACTTACCGGCAAGGGAATTCCCAACAGTGTCTCAATTTAG